A genomic stretch from Armatimonadota bacterium includes:
- a CDS encoding 2-dehydropantoate 2-reductase encodes MRIAVLGAGAVGGYYGAVLQRGGSEVWFLARGQHLAAMRDRGLRVETAVEEPFTVAVRATDDPREIGPVDLVLFTVKAYDTPAAVRLLPPLLGPETAVLTLQNGVDSVEALAEAVGRRHVLGGLCQIFCTVGAPGLIRQTGGPRRVVLGELDGTVTGRVRAAGDAFRAAGVPVEISTRILVEMWEKFIFINAQGGMTALTRLPIGIIRQTPETFAMYLDVAEEVAAVGRAHGVPIPEGQRERVRAFALALDPGSYSSLYTDLTAGRRTELDTLLGTVVRLGERYGVPTPACRAIYAALRPHDLAARTARP; translated from the coding sequence ATGCGCATCGCGGTGCTGGGAGCCGGAGCCGTCGGGGGCTACTACGGGGCGGTGCTGCAGCGCGGCGGCAGCGAGGTGTGGTTCCTGGCGCGGGGACAGCACCTGGCCGCGATGCGCGACCGGGGGCTGCGGGTGGAGACCGCCGTCGAGGAGCCGTTCACGGTCGCCGTGCGGGCCACCGACGACCCGCGGGAGATCGGCCCCGTGGATCTCGTGCTGTTCACCGTGAAGGCCTATGACACACCGGCCGCCGTACGGCTCCTGCCGCCCCTGCTGGGACCCGAGACGGCGGTGCTGACGCTGCAGAACGGCGTGGACAGCGTCGAGGCCCTTGCGGAAGCGGTCGGACGGCGCCATGTGCTGGGCGGCCTCTGTCAGATCTTCTGCACGGTGGGCGCGCCCGGCCTCATCCGACAGACCGGAGGACCGCGCCGCGTGGTCCTGGGCGAACTCGACGGCACCGTGACCGGCCGGGTCCGCGCCGCCGGAGACGCCTTCCGGGCGGCCGGCGTCCCGGTCGAGATCTCCACCCGCATCCTGGTGGAGATGTGGGAGAAATTCATCTTCATCAATGCCCAGGGCGGGATGACGGCGCTGACGCGCCTGCCGATCGGGATCATCCGCCAAACGCCGGAAACGTTCGCCATGTACCTCGACGTGGCGGAAGAAGTGGCGGCGGTGGGACGGGCCCACGGCGTCCCCATCCCTGAAGGACAGCGTGAGCGCGTCCGCGCCTTCGCCCTGGCCCTGGACCCGGGGAGCTACTCCTCCCTGTATACGGACCTCACGGCCGGCCGCCGTACCGAGCTGGACACCCTGCTGGGCACCGTCGTGCGCCTCGGCGAGCGGTACGGCGTCCCCACGCCCGCCTGCCGGGCGATCTACGCCGCCCTGCGCCCGCACGACCTGGCGGCCCGAACCGCCCGACCGTAG